A single window of Ferrimonas balearica DSM 9799 DNA harbors:
- a CDS encoding peptidoglycan DD-metalloendopeptidase family protein yields MFRSWGKGSEANAIRRRQRRLQNQLKKRQAFAPGRQARPFGQPHPIVSALRAVMPSARTQVIAFSAVAAISAFMALRPDGDATVTAEAEPTPISEPAAESLESSNRIALDWQANQDTPSDSRASVTAPPPRPAGRQADAEPEATTSQEPVQVAEASVAEPSDTAAKPDSDTDMALDGAERLAHVPEPEVHAKPGWFARLFGWEKETTVAVVTPDQAEPVLHPPMSEEPQAQLDTGPEVHYYTIASGDTLSGLFSRFGIGQAEMYRVLEADYAVLALDTLMPGNDLILEQDRDTHALNRLELVFNAAHRVVYERQSDDSFAVDEMRLDGDWIASAVDTEIRGSFYLSAERAGLTPAEITRISTLFKDKLDFRRQLRAGDTVRVLREAQYIEGEATGQDRLLAVIFAGRNWESSAYLHDDGSYYDSEGNSLSRAFMRIPVKGKYRLSSHFNGNRRHPVTGRIAPHNGTDFAAPTGTPILAAGDGRVTRVENHPIAGKYVVIEHGGQYRTRYLHMSRIDVKRGQSVTRGQQIGAVGATGRVTGPHLHYEFHIKGRPVNAMTANIPMATSVDDADKQAFLAKVYQYQAQMAQLAKANHQDDQSGPTGAAD; encoded by the coding sequence GTGTTTCGATCTTGGGGCAAGGGGTCGGAGGCGAATGCCATACGACGACGCCAACGACGGTTGCAAAATCAGCTGAAAAAACGCCAGGCGTTTGCGCCAGGCCGACAGGCTCGCCCCTTCGGACAACCACACCCCATCGTCAGTGCCTTGCGTGCTGTGATGCCCTCCGCCCGCACCCAGGTGATCGCGTTTTCCGCGGTCGCGGCCATCAGCGCCTTCATGGCGTTGCGTCCGGATGGCGACGCCACCGTCACCGCTGAAGCCGAGCCGACTCCTATCAGTGAACCGGCCGCAGAGTCCCTCGAGTCTTCCAACCGCATCGCCCTCGACTGGCAAGCCAACCAAGACACACCCAGCGACAGTCGCGCTTCTGTGACCGCGCCACCACCGCGCCCGGCAGGCCGCCAGGCAGACGCTGAACCTGAGGCGACAACCAGTCAGGAGCCTGTACAGGTTGCCGAGGCCAGCGTGGCCGAACCGAGCGACACGGCAGCCAAACCGGACAGCGACACGGATATGGCGCTGGACGGTGCCGAGCGTCTGGCCCACGTGCCGGAGCCGGAAGTGCACGCCAAGCCGGGCTGGTTTGCCCGTCTGTTTGGCTGGGAGAAGGAAACCACCGTTGCGGTGGTCACACCCGACCAGGCCGAGCCGGTTCTGCACCCGCCGATGTCAGAAGAGCCTCAGGCCCAACTGGATACCGGCCCAGAGGTGCATTACTACACCATCGCGTCCGGCGACACCCTGAGCGGTTTGTTCAGCCGCTTTGGCATTGGCCAGGCTGAGATGTACCGGGTGCTGGAAGCGGACTATGCGGTGCTGGCGCTGGATACCCTGATGCCCGGCAACGACCTGATCCTGGAGCAGGACCGCGACACCCACGCCCTGAACCGACTCGAGTTGGTGTTTAACGCCGCCCACCGGGTGGTCTATGAGCGCCAGAGTGACGACAGTTTTGCCGTGGATGAGATGCGCCTGGATGGCGATTGGATCGCCTCTGCGGTTGATACCGAGATTCGGGGCAGTTTCTATCTTTCCGCTGAACGCGCGGGCCTGACTCCGGCGGAGATCACCCGCATCAGCACCCTGTTTAAAGACAAACTCGATTTCCGTCGCCAGCTGCGTGCGGGTGACACCGTGCGGGTGCTGCGTGAAGCCCAGTACATTGAGGGTGAAGCCACTGGCCAGGACCGCCTGCTGGCGGTGATTTTTGCCGGTCGTAACTGGGAAAGCAGCGCTTACCTGCACGACGATGGCAGCTATTACGACAGCGAGGGTAACAGCCTGTCCCGGGCCTTTATGCGGATACCGGTCAAGGGCAAGTACCGCCTGAGCTCCCACTTTAATGGCAACCGTCGCCACCCGGTGACCGGACGCATTGCCCCCCATAACGGCACTGACTTTGCGGCCCCCACCGGCACGCCGATCCTGGCCGCCGGTGATGGCCGGGTCACCCGGGTGGAGAATCATCCGATCGCCGGTAAATACGTGGTGATTGAGCATGGCGGCCAGTACCGCACCCGCTACCTGCACATGTCCCGGATCGACGTGAAGCGCGGACAGAGCGTGACCCGCGGCCAGCAGATTGGTGCCGTGGGGGCCACCGGACGAGTGACCGGGCCGCACCTGCATTACGAATTCCACATTAAAGGCCGTCCGGTTAACGCCATGACCGCCAATATCCCCATGGCCACATCGGTGGACGACGCGGATAAGCAGGCATTCCTGGCAAAGGTTTACCAGTACCAGGCGCAGATGGCGCAACTGGCCAAAGCCAACCACCAGGATGATCAGAGCGGCCCCACCGGCGCCGCAGACTGA
- a CDS encoding M13 family metallopeptidase — protein sequence MKRSLLAVALTAAFLTGCGTSEVETQDATVVQAPQGKPELGTFGIDLSARDLSVRPGDDFFAYASGNWYDNYEMPADKTRFGAFNKLAERSEERVKGIIDDILSRDDLNQEEQLIADFYRAYMDVETVNAAGLKPIQDTLDQIEAIDSRADLTTVFGEAWLTGASSPLAGGMWFNRLDPNQYELSLFATGLGLPDRSFYLEDSERFVKIREAYLAHIAEMLSFAGVENAESRAEAILALETKMAEHQWPREKRRNRDLTLNQVKREDLAKEYPGFDWDRFIAPSGYQLPQLNIAYPEPTKAMIELIGNEPLAVWQDYLTFHTISNNAGFLTDEIYDANFRFYGTTLSGQAEPRERWKRAIEQMSGTESLGFAIGKVYVAKYFPESSKQQMSELVENLRTALGQRIDQLDWMGEETKVNARAKLAAFNPKIGYPDVWQSFDGLELSDDDLVGNVQALRRFFHAQSVERELEKTDRNRWGMTPQRVNAYYNSSFNEIVFPAAILQAPFFDPNADPAVNYGGIGAVIGHEMGHGFDDQGSKSDANGIQRNWWTDEDRAAFEARAASLVAQYNKYEPIPNNFVNGQNSLGENIGDVGGLAMAYHAYKLSLNGEEAPVIDGMTGDQRFFLAWAQVWKEKRTEQSMLNQLRAGTHAPGRYRALAPRNHDAWYEAFDVQPGDELYIPKEDRVRIW from the coding sequence ATGAAGCGTTCATTATTGGCGGTGGCCCTGACGGCCGCCTTCCTCACCGGTTGCGGCACTTCTGAAGTAGAGACTCAAGACGCTACCGTTGTGCAGGCGCCCCAGGGCAAACCGGAGCTGGGCACCTTTGGTATCGACCTGAGTGCCCGTGACCTGTCCGTTCGTCCCGGCGACGACTTCTTCGCGTACGCCAGCGGCAATTGGTACGACAACTATGAGATGCCGGCGGATAAAACCCGCTTTGGTGCGTTCAACAAACTGGCGGAGCGCAGTGAAGAGCGGGTAAAGGGGATCATCGATGATATTCTGTCCCGCGACGATTTGAACCAGGAGGAGCAGCTGATTGCTGACTTCTACCGTGCCTACATGGACGTCGAAACCGTTAATGCCGCGGGCCTCAAACCGATTCAGGACACCCTTGACCAGATCGAAGCCATCGATTCCCGCGCGGATTTGACCACCGTATTTGGCGAAGCCTGGCTGACCGGCGCGTCCAGCCCTCTGGCCGGTGGTATGTGGTTTAACCGTCTGGACCCCAACCAATATGAACTGAGCCTCTTCGCCACCGGACTGGGCCTGCCGGATCGCTCCTTCTACCTGGAAGACAGCGAGCGTTTCGTGAAGATCCGTGAAGCCTACCTGGCTCACATCGCTGAGATGCTCAGCTTTGCGGGTGTTGAGAACGCCGAGTCACGCGCCGAGGCCATTCTGGCACTGGAAACCAAGATGGCAGAGCATCAGTGGCCCCGCGAGAAGCGCCGTAACCGCGACCTGACCCTCAATCAGGTGAAGCGTGAAGACCTGGCCAAAGAGTACCCGGGTTTCGATTGGGACCGCTTTATCGCCCCCTCCGGCTACCAGCTGCCTCAGCTGAACATCGCTTACCCTGAGCCGACCAAAGCGATGATTGAGCTGATTGGTAATGAGCCGCTGGCTGTGTGGCAGGATTACCTGACCTTCCACACCATCAGCAACAACGCCGGTTTCCTGACCGACGAAATCTATGACGCCAACTTCCGCTTCTATGGCACCACCCTGAGCGGACAGGCAGAGCCCCGTGAACGCTGGAAGCGCGCCATCGAGCAGATGTCCGGCACCGAGTCGCTGGGCTTTGCCATCGGCAAGGTCTACGTGGCCAAGTACTTCCCCGAGTCCTCCAAGCAGCAGATGTCTGAGCTGGTAGAGAACCTGCGTACCGCGCTGGGCCAACGTATCGACCAGCTCGACTGGATGGGCGAAGAGACCAAAGTGAACGCGCGAGCCAAACTGGCGGCGTTCAACCCGAAGATCGGCTACCCGGATGTGTGGCAGTCGTTCGATGGTCTGGAGCTGTCCGACGATGATCTGGTGGGCAACGTGCAGGCCCTGCGTCGCTTCTTCCACGCCCAGAGCGTTGAGCGTGAGCTGGAGAAGACCGACCGCAACCGCTGGGGCATGACCCCGCAACGGGTGAACGCCTACTACAACAGCTCCTTTAACGAGATCGTGTTCCCGGCCGCGATTCTGCAGGCGCCGTTCTTTGACCCCAACGCCGATCCGGCGGTGAACTACGGCGGTATTGGTGCGGTGATTGGCCATGAGATGGGCCACGGCTTTGACGACCAGGGCTCCAAGTCCGATGCCAACGGCATCCAGCGTAACTGGTGGACCGACGAAGACCGCGCCGCGTTTGAAGCCCGTGCTGCCAGCCTGGTAGCCCAGTACAACAAGTACGAGCCCATCCCCAACAACTTCGTGAATGGCCAGAACAGCCTTGGCGAGAACATTGGTGATGTGGGTGGTCTGGCGATGGCCTACCACGCCTACAAGCTCAGCCTGAATGGCGAAGAAGCGCCGGTGATCGACGGTATGACCGGCGATCAGCGATTCTTCCTGGCCTGGGCTCAGGTTTGGAAAGAGAAGCGCACCGAGCAGAGCATGCTGAACCAGCTGCGTGCCGGTACCCACGCTCCGGGTCGTTACCGTGCTCTGGCACCCCGTAACCACGACGCCTGGTACGAGGCGTTTGACGTTCAGCCGGGCGACGAGCTCTACATCCCCAAAGAGGATCGGGTGCGTATCTGGTAA